The proteins below come from a single Drosophila suzukii chromosome X, CBGP_Dsuzu_IsoJpt1.0, whole genome shotgun sequence genomic window:
- the Lcch3 gene encoding gamma-aminobutyric acid receptor subunit beta-like, which yields MTCFTRVGVTCSLFFFLLGAQLQLIRCIRKDVLAGRLENVTQTISNILQGYDIRLRPNFGGEPLHVGMDLTIASFDAISEVNMDYTITMYLNQYWRDERLAFNIFGQYYDGDDDDGISDVLTLSGDFAEKIWVPDTFFANDKNSFLHDVTERNKLVRLGGDGAVTYGMRFTTTLACMMDLHYYPLDSQNCTVEIESYGYTVSDVVMYWKPTPVRGVEDAELPQFTIIGYETNDRKERLATGVYQRLSLSFKLQRNIGYFVFQTYLPSILIVMLSWVSFWINHEATSARVALGITTVLTMTTISTGVRSSLPRISYVKAIDIYLVMCFVFVFAALLEYAAVNYTYWGKRAKKKIKKVKDCCPGKIGKSERSETCSTTEDIIELQDVRMSPIPSLRRGTYNATLDSIGTETMNLGKFPPSFRITRNYGTGHSQLRRRAQRGISARPRMLHALKRGASAIKATIPKIKDVNIIDKYSRMIFPISFLAFNLGYWLFYILE from the exons ATGACATGTTTTACGCGCGTCGGAGTAACCTGTAGTCTGTTCTTCTTCCTACTGGGCGCCCAGCTACAATTGATTCG ATGTATTCGAAAAGATGTGCTTGCCGGCCGCCTTGAGAACGTTACGCAAACAATATCAAACATACTACAAGGCTACGATATTCGACTCAGGCCTAATTTTGGCGGAGAGCCTCTGCATGTCGGTATGGATTTGACCATAGCCAGCTTTGATGCCATATCAGAAGTTAACATG GATTATACGATAACAATGTATTTAAATCAGTACTGGCGCGATGAGCGTTTGGCATTTAATATCTTCGGACAATATTATGATGGCGATGATGACGACGGCATTAGTGATGTGCTAACACTATCAGGAGACTTTGCTGAAAAGATATGGGTACCAGACACGTTTTTCGCTAATGATAAAAACAG CTTTCTGCACGATGTCACCGAGAGAAATAAACTGGTTCGCCTGGGCGGCGATGGAGCTGTCACATATGGCATGCGATTCACCACGACCCTCGCGTGCATGATGGACCTCCACTACTATCCACTGGACTCCCAGAACTGCACTGTGGAAATAGAGAGCT ATGGATATACGGTTAGCGATGTGGTCATGTACTGGAAGCCAACCCCAGTCCGCGGAGTGGAGGATGCGGAACTGCCCCAGTTCACCATCATTGGATATGAAACCAACGATCGCAAGGAGCGCCTGGCCACCGGAGTTTATCAGCGACTCTCGCTCTCGTTTAAATTGCAACGAAATATCggatattttgttttccaGACCTACCTGCCCAGCATTCTGATAGTAATGCTGTCGTGGGTATCGTTTTGGATAAACCACGAGGCGACGAGCGCCCGAGTTGCTTTGGGGATCACCACGGTCCTCACCATGACCACAATTAGCACGGGTGTTCGCAGCTCACTGCCTCGTATATCGTATGTAAAGGCAATCGACATTTATCTGGTCATGTGCTTCGTTTTTGTATTTGCAGCCCTTCTTGAATACGCTGCCGTTAACTATACTTACTGGGGCAAAAGAgctaaaaagaaaataaagaaGGTCAAAGATTGTTGTCCAGGGAAAATCG GAAAGAGCGAAAGATCCGAAACGTGTTCAACGACAGAGGACATTATCGAACTGCAGGATGTTCGTATGAGTCCTATACCCTCTCTACGAAGGGGTACCTACAACGCCACCCTCGACTCCATAGGCACCGAAACCATGAACTTGGGCAAGTTTCCGCCAAGTTTTCGAATAACACGTAATTATGGCACCGGACACAGCCAGCTGAGGCGTCGAGCACAGAGGG GTATCTCCGCCCGCCCACGTATGTTGCATGCACTCAAAAGGGGTGCCTCTGCTATTAAAGCCACTATACCGAAGATCAAGGATGTCAATATCATTGACAAGTACTCCCGCATGATATTTCCGATCAGTTTCCTTGCGTTCAATCTTGGCTACTGGCTGTTTTATATTCTGGAATGA